In Arthrobacter burdickii, one DNA window encodes the following:
- a CDS encoding alpha/beta hydrolase, producing MNPLDWDLIDGPAPALFAVVGGIALLWLVAGRRRFLVRAVLPALAIGAVGGLVVWFVTEKVLNSWGAPQPAWFYLLGGLGIAGVVLAVAKVRASPRWWQRCLAVVAPIVVLAAVAAGVNAYYGSYPTLGAATGGSAVPDLGAVRTPADAEAGPLSTLADWTPPADMPATGKVYRTTIPGTVSGVKAGPAYVYLPPAYLSATPASVPVLVLIHGDPGGPEDWITGGQLPTVMDSYAAAHKGLAPIVVLPDATASTGPTPSLCLDSNYGRAGTYLSTDVPNWVKDTLKAGTDAKTDWAIGGFSYGGTCSLTLATGHPDAYPTFLDISGEDKPTIGAGQDALIAGYFSGDATAFAAQNPLDVITTRTLAGTAGVITVGADDTFYRPQGEKVAAAMKQAKVDVRLQTVPGGHTWEAWKAGLQDNLDWLMQRYGVVPG from the coding sequence ATGAATCCCCTCGACTGGGACCTGATCGACGGGCCGGCCCCGGCACTGTTCGCGGTCGTGGGCGGCATCGCCCTGCTTTGGCTAGTGGCCGGACGCCGCCGGTTCCTCGTCCGGGCGGTCCTTCCGGCGCTCGCCATCGGAGCTGTCGGCGGATTGGTCGTGTGGTTCGTCACCGAAAAGGTCCTGAACAGCTGGGGCGCACCACAGCCGGCGTGGTTCTACCTGCTCGGCGGGCTCGGCATCGCGGGCGTCGTCCTCGCCGTCGCGAAGGTCCGGGCCTCCCCGCGCTGGTGGCAGCGATGCCTTGCCGTCGTCGCACCGATCGTGGTCCTCGCCGCAGTGGCAGCGGGTGTCAACGCGTACTACGGCTCGTATCCGACGCTGGGGGCAGCGACGGGCGGAAGCGCCGTCCCGGACCTCGGGGCCGTTCGAACTCCCGCGGACGCGGAGGCCGGCCCCCTGAGCACCCTCGCCGACTGGACCCCTCCGGCCGACATGCCCGCCACGGGAAAGGTGTACCGGACGACGATCCCCGGCACCGTGTCGGGCGTGAAAGCCGGGCCCGCGTACGTCTACCTTCCGCCGGCCTACCTGTCCGCCACTCCGGCCTCCGTTCCCGTGCTGGTGCTGATCCACGGCGACCCGGGAGGACCGGAGGACTGGATCACGGGCGGGCAGCTGCCGACGGTGATGGATTCCTATGCCGCCGCCCACAAGGGCCTCGCACCGATCGTCGTGCTGCCCGATGCGACGGCGAGCACCGGACCGACGCCGTCCCTGTGCCTGGACAGCAACTACGGCCGGGCGGGCACCTACCTCTCCACGGACGTTCCGAACTGGGTGAAGGACACGCTGAAGGCCGGCACCGATGCGAAGACGGATTGGGCCATCGGCGGGTTCTCCTACGGAGGCACCTGCTCGCTGACCCTCGCGACGGGGCATCCTGATGCCTACCCGACGTTCCTGGACATCTCGGGGGAGGACAAGCCGACCATCGGGGCGGGCCAGGACGCGCTGATCGCCGGCTACTTCTCGGGAGACGCCACCGCCTTCGCCGCGCAGAATCCCCTCGATGTGATCACCACCCGCACCCTGGCCGGCACGGCAGGTGTCATCACCGTGGGAGCGGATGACACCTTCTACCGGCCGCAGGGCGAGAAGGTCGCCGCAGCAATGAAGCAGGCGAAGGTCGACGTACGGCTGCAGACCGTACCCGGCGGCCACACCTGGGAGGCGTGGAAGGCGGGGCTGCAGGACAACCTGGACTGGCTCATGCAGCGCTACGGCGTCGTGCCCGGGTAG
- the arfB gene encoding alternative ribosome rescue aminoacyl-tRNA hydrolase ArfB: MDLEVTPALTIPASELGWRFSRSSGPGGQHVNTSDSRADLLWDVARSAALSDSQRTMLLTRLGPRLVSGVITVTASERRSQLRNREIALAKLAEQVAEALAPEPAARRATRPTRGSVRRRLAAKEHRSATKRQRQRPAAE; this comes from the coding sequence ATGGATCTCGAGGTGACACCCGCACTCACGATTCCCGCGTCGGAACTGGGCTGGCGGTTCTCGCGTTCGTCCGGGCCGGGCGGCCAGCACGTCAACACCTCGGACAGCCGCGCAGACCTCTTGTGGGATGTCGCGCGCTCGGCGGCGCTCTCGGACAGCCAGCGCACGATGCTGCTCACGCGTCTCGGGCCCCGTCTGGTTTCCGGGGTGATCACCGTGACGGCCTCGGAGCGGCGCTCACAGTTGCGCAATCGCGAGATCGCCCTGGCCAAGCTCGCCGAGCAGGTGGCGGAGGCCCTCGCGCCCGAACCGGCCGCCCGCCGGGCGACCCGACCCACCCGGGGCTCCGTCCGCCGGCGACTGGCTGCCAAGGAACACCGGTCAGCCACGAAACGCCAGCGACAGCGGCCCGCTGCGGAGTAG
- a CDS encoding bifunctional lysylphosphatidylglycerol flippase/synthetase MprF, which yields MSLDRHDGGAAAVPEAQATETTQATRATALRSFPVSLARRAPVALAGLAALWFLALATGSSPDGPPAGLAPLVLFDPDTVAQNPLAFVLSLAWAPSPLAYAGATAALLGPGILAEGRLGSRRFAAAVVVTHLAALAGATVLGAAVAPLFPRWAEDFGATSLGGPAFGVLGATLAATAGMGPLWRRRLRILGVLVPLTLVLYNGALLSVALLVAALAGLAAGPSLLRHRMRRRAAPSIRESRVLVALVCAAAAVGPALAALSPHATGPFAVLGVLFTSVEGVTPDAVRAACGPRSAVHRCAEAQLQARAGLGGITMSCLPTVLLLVLADGLRRGRRLAWAGTIVVQAGLALLSVHTFLTFLHHGADGELAPLLQGAPPERIIADLVVPALQPVAIVLLLVVGRRLFTLRAAPGTYRTISVRAVLALVLAAALYVGIGLAVAGQFSPVATLPVLLADFPQRLLPVAATLRIYPAFLPSDSAAVILYEWIGIAFWTVVAVLLLRSFRSVQRTADDADRERARAIARMHGRGSMTWMGLWPGNSYWFDGTSYMPYRVISGVALTLAGPVGPRADRDRALRGFCGYCHAQGWTPCFYSVTGPVAEALEVVGFRRLQVAEETVLDLGNLAFTGRKFQDIRTALNQARRVGVHSEWVDTRRTPLVILDQIRSISEEWVADRSLPEMGFTLGGIDELRDPAVRCSVILDDDRTVHAVASWLPIHENGRVTGWTLDFMRRRGSGFKHSIEVLIAQAALDLQAEGYAELSLSGAPLARSGIRTGTDGSDDALDRVLGLVGRALEPVYGFRSLFAFKSKFGPRYVPLYLCYEDSATLPSIGQAVARAYAPDVRAVDVWRLLTAARR from the coding sequence ATGAGCCTGGACCGGCACGACGGCGGAGCGGCGGCAGTCCCCGAGGCGCAGGCCACAGAGACCACCCAGGCCACCCGGGCAACGGCCCTCCGGTCGTTCCCCGTCTCGTTGGCGCGGCGGGCGCCCGTGGCGCTGGCCGGCCTCGCGGCCCTGTGGTTTCTTGCGCTGGCGACAGGGTCATCGCCGGATGGCCCGCCGGCCGGACTCGCACCGCTGGTGCTGTTCGATCCCGACACGGTCGCACAGAATCCCCTCGCATTCGTCCTGTCCCTGGCCTGGGCGCCAAGCCCACTGGCCTATGCCGGCGCGACGGCGGCACTCCTCGGCCCTGGCATCCTGGCCGAAGGCAGGCTGGGGTCCCGCCGTTTCGCCGCCGCCGTCGTGGTGACCCATCTCGCAGCACTCGCGGGGGCCACTGTCCTCGGTGCTGCCGTGGCGCCCCTCTTCCCGCGATGGGCCGAGGACTTCGGCGCAACCTCCCTGGGCGGACCCGCGTTCGGAGTGCTGGGAGCGACCCTGGCCGCGACCGCCGGCATGGGTCCCCTCTGGCGCCGTCGTCTTCGGATCCTCGGGGTGCTCGTCCCACTGACCCTCGTCCTCTACAACGGCGCACTCCTGTCCGTCGCGCTGCTCGTCGCCGCCCTGGCCGGGCTCGCCGCGGGACCCTCACTCCTCCGCCATCGGATGCGCCGACGTGCCGCGCCCTCCATCCGGGAGTCCCGCGTCCTCGTCGCGTTGGTGTGCGCTGCCGCAGCCGTCGGCCCTGCTCTGGCCGCTCTGTCTCCCCACGCGACGGGACCCTTCGCCGTCCTCGGCGTCCTCTTCACCTCCGTCGAGGGCGTGACCCCCGACGCCGTGCGGGCGGCCTGTGGGCCCCGAAGCGCGGTGCACCGCTGCGCCGAAGCGCAGCTGCAGGCCCGCGCGGGCCTCGGTGGGATCACGATGTCGTGCCTGCCGACGGTGCTCCTGCTCGTCCTCGCGGACGGCCTGCGGCGGGGCCGCCGCCTCGCCTGGGCGGGGACGATCGTGGTGCAGGCCGGACTGGCGCTCCTGTCCGTCCACACGTTCCTGACGTTCCTGCACCACGGGGCGGACGGCGAACTCGCCCCGCTCCTTCAGGGCGCGCCTCCGGAGCGGATCATCGCGGACCTGGTGGTGCCCGCCCTGCAGCCCGTCGCAATCGTCCTGCTCCTCGTCGTCGGACGGAGGCTCTTCACGCTTCGGGCGGCCCCCGGCACGTACCGGACGATCAGCGTCCGCGCCGTCCTTGCACTGGTCCTCGCTGCCGCACTCTACGTCGGCATCGGACTCGCCGTCGCCGGCCAGTTCAGCCCCGTGGCGACACTGCCCGTCCTCCTCGCCGACTTCCCCCAGCGTCTCCTGCCTGTCGCTGCCACGCTGCGCATCTACCCCGCCTTCCTGCCCTCGGACAGCGCAGCCGTCATCCTCTACGAATGGATCGGCATCGCCTTCTGGACCGTGGTCGCGGTGCTGCTCCTCCGCTCGTTCCGATCCGTCCAGCGCACGGCGGACGACGCCGATCGCGAGCGCGCGCGTGCAATCGCCAGGATGCACGGCAGGGGTTCCATGACGTGGATGGGCCTGTGGCCGGGCAACTCCTACTGGTTCGACGGGACGTCCTACATGCCCTACCGGGTGATATCCGGTGTTGCGCTCACCCTCGCCGGGCCCGTAGGCCCCCGCGCCGACCGGGACCGAGCGTTGCGGGGGTTCTGCGGGTACTGCCATGCCCAGGGCTGGACTCCCTGCTTCTACTCGGTGACCGGCCCGGTCGCGGAGGCACTCGAGGTCGTGGGTTTTCGACGCCTTCAGGTGGCCGAGGAGACGGTGCTCGACCTCGGCAACCTCGCCTTCACGGGCAGGAAGTTCCAGGACATCCGTACCGCACTCAACCAGGCGCGGAGGGTCGGCGTGCACAGCGAATGGGTGGACACCCGAAGGACACCGCTCGTGATCCTGGACCAGATCCGCAGCATCTCGGAGGAGTGGGTGGCGGACAGATCCCTACCCGAGATGGGCTTCACCCTTGGCGGTATCGACGAACTGCGCGACCCGGCGGTCCGCTGTTCGGTCATCCTCGACGACGACCGGACCGTCCACGCGGTCGCGTCCTGGCTGCCCATCCACGAGAACGGTCGGGTGACGGGATGGACCCTCGACTTCATGCGGCGCCGCGGCTCCGGTTTCAAGCACAGCATCGAAGTGCTCATCGCGCAGGCCGCACTGGACCTGCAGGCCGAGGGATATGCGGAACTGAGCCTGTCCGGTGCTCCCCTGGCCCGGTCAGGCATCCGAACCGGCACGGACGGGTCCGACGACGCCCTCGACCGCGTCCTCGGCCTGGTCGGGCGGGCGCTCGAACCGGTATACGGGTTCCGATCCCTCTTCGCGTTCAAGTCGAAGTTCGGACCCCGGTACGTGCCGCTCTATTTGTGCTACGAGGACTCGGCCACCCTGCCGTCGATCGGACAGGCTGTCGCCAGGGCCTACGCCCCCGACGTCCGCGCTGTCGATGTCTGGCGGCTCCTCACGGCAGCACGCCGATGA
- a CDS encoding glutamate synthase subunit beta produces the protein MADPRGFMKVRERQTQPRRPVPVRIMDWKEVYEAQEKGVLKAQAGRCMDCGIPFCHQGCPLGNLIPEWNDLMFRDKGREAIERLHATNNFPEFTGRLCPAPCESSCVLGINQPPVTIKQVEVSIADQAFGEGWVEPHPPERLTDRTIAVVGSGPAGLAAAQQLTRAGHTVAVYERDDRIGGLLRYGIPDFKMEKVHLERRLAQMEAEGTRFRTGVDVGKDISWGQLRRRYDAVVIATGATLPRDLPIPGRDLEGVHYAMDYLVQANRVVAGESVEDQIHAEGKHVVILGGGDTGADCLGTAHRQKAASVTTLAIGQQPPTERRPDQPWPTFPTLFDIASAHEEGGERRYLASTVEFVGNNGVLRGIKVAETEFVNGRRVPKAGTEREIPADLVFLSLGFTGAEPAGITEQVQAEFDDRGNVARDGYYMTNTPGVFSAGDAGRGQSLIVWAIAEGRACAAAVDQWLMGSTKLPAPVAPTDRSIAVL, from the coding sequence GTGGCTGACCCACGCGGATTCATGAAGGTGCGCGAGCGCCAGACCCAGCCCCGACGCCCCGTCCCGGTGCGCATCATGGACTGGAAAGAGGTGTACGAGGCGCAGGAGAAGGGCGTGCTGAAGGCCCAGGCGGGCCGCTGCATGGACTGCGGCATCCCGTTCTGCCATCAGGGCTGCCCCCTGGGCAACCTCATCCCCGAGTGGAACGACCTCATGTTCCGCGACAAGGGACGCGAGGCGATCGAGCGCCTGCACGCCACGAACAACTTCCCCGAGTTCACCGGCCGGCTCTGCCCCGCACCGTGCGAGTCCTCCTGCGTGCTCGGCATCAACCAGCCGCCGGTGACGATCAAGCAGGTCGAGGTGTCCATCGCGGACCAGGCGTTCGGTGAGGGCTGGGTGGAACCGCACCCGCCGGAGCGCCTGACCGACCGCACGATCGCCGTCGTCGGCTCCGGACCCGCCGGGCTCGCAGCGGCACAGCAGCTGACCCGCGCCGGCCACACCGTCGCCGTCTACGAGCGTGACGACCGCATCGGTGGCCTGCTGCGCTACGGCATCCCGGACTTCAAGATGGAGAAGGTCCACCTCGAGCGCCGCCTCGCCCAGATGGAGGCCGAGGGCACACGTTTCCGCACCGGCGTCGACGTGGGCAAGGACATCAGCTGGGGCCAGCTCAGGCGCCGGTACGACGCCGTCGTCATCGCGACGGGCGCCACCCTGCCGCGTGACCTCCCCATCCCCGGACGCGACCTCGAGGGCGTCCACTACGCGATGGACTACCTCGTCCAGGCCAACCGGGTCGTGGCGGGCGAGTCCGTCGAGGACCAGATCCACGCCGAGGGCAAGCACGTGGTCATCCTCGGCGGCGGCGACACCGGGGCGGACTGCCTCGGTACCGCCCACCGGCAGAAAGCCGCGTCCGTCACGACGCTCGCCATCGGGCAGCAACCGCCTACCGAGCGGCGTCCTGACCAGCCCTGGCCGACGTTCCCCACGCTGTTCGACATCGCGAGCGCCCACGAGGAAGGCGGTGAGCGCCGCTACCTGGCCTCCACCGTCGAGTTCGTCGGGAACAACGGCGTGCTGCGCGGCATCAAGGTGGCGGAGACCGAATTCGTCAACGGACGCCGCGTCCCCAAGGCGGGCACCGAGCGCGAGATCCCCGCCGACCTGGTCTTCCTCTCGCTCGGTTTCACGGGCGCCGAGCCGGCCGGCATCACCGAGCAGGTCCAGGCCGAGTTCGACGACCGCGGAAACGTGGCGCGGGACGGCTACTACATGACCAACACGCCCGGTGTCTTCTCCGCAGGTGACGCCGGCCGCGGCCAGTCGCTGATCGTCTGGGCCATCGCCGAGGGGCGCGCCTGCGCTGCCGCCGTGGACCAGTGGCTCATGGGTTCCACCAAGCTCCCCGCACCCGTGGCACCGACCGACCGCTCCATCGCCGTGCTCTGA
- a CDS encoding response regulator transcription factor: MPIKEPSRTAVVIEDDDDVRDLLHTVLTGSGFLVHTAPAGLAGVEMVRRLMPDVVTLDVGLPDIDGFEVAERIRRFSTTFIVMLTARAAPSDEKRGFEAGANRYLRKPFRPAELRRHIQEGMAAAGV, from the coding sequence ATGCCGATCAAGGAGCCCTCCCGCACAGCGGTGGTCATCGAGGACGACGATGACGTCCGCGATCTGCTGCACACCGTGCTGACAGGATCGGGCTTCCTCGTCCATACCGCCCCTGCGGGACTCGCGGGCGTGGAGATGGTGCGCCGGCTCATGCCGGACGTCGTCACGCTCGACGTCGGGCTGCCGGACATCGACGGCTTCGAGGTCGCGGAGAGGATCCGCAGGTTCTCGACCACCTTCATCGTGATGCTGACGGCACGGGCGGCACCGTCCGACGAGAAGCGCGGGTTCGAGGCCGGCGCAAACCGCTACCTGCGCAAGCCCTTCCGCCCGGCTGAGCTGCGCCGGCACATCCAGGAAGGGATGGCGGCGGCGGGCGTCTGA
- the pyk gene encoding pyruvate kinase, protein MRRAKIVATFGPAIASYENTLAVLEAGVDVARMNMSHGDYDVHSTTYENVRRASAELGKPVGIFADLQGPKIRLGRFADGPHALSPGDVFTITVEDIQGTQDISSTTFKGLPQDVNVGDMLLIDDGKVALRATAVDDVSVTTEVVVGGMVSNNKGINLPGVAVNVPALSDKDEEDLRWALQIGVDMVALSFVRDAGDVKRVHEIMDEEGRRVPVIAKIEKPQAVDALEEIIDAFDAIMVARGDLGVELPLQDVPIVQKRAVELARRWAKPVIVATQVLESMIDNPRPTRAEASDCANAVLDGADAVMLSGETSVGKYPIETVRTMADIIESTERHGLERVPPLGSRPKTRGGAITRAAVEISDQLDAKYICTFTQSGDSARRLSRLRPKKPVFAFTPVQSTLNTMSLIWGIQPKLVEFVEHTDQMTAQVDRVLFEQGLVEVDDLVVIAAGSPPGQAGSTNSLKVHRVGDITDAGQLPDGHTSYIKEGVGPWPLKKK, encoded by the coding sequence ATGAGACGCGCAAAAATCGTTGCAACATTCGGCCCCGCAATCGCCAGCTATGAGAACACCCTCGCCGTGCTCGAGGCGGGCGTCGACGTAGCCCGGATGAACATGAGCCATGGCGACTACGACGTGCACAGCACCACCTACGAGAACGTCCGCCGTGCGTCAGCGGAACTCGGCAAGCCCGTCGGCATCTTCGCCGACCTGCAGGGTCCCAAGATCCGCCTCGGCCGCTTCGCCGACGGCCCCCACGCCCTGTCGCCGGGCGACGTCTTCACCATCACCGTCGAGGACATCCAGGGCACCCAGGACATCTCGTCCACCACCTTCAAGGGACTGCCGCAGGACGTCAACGTCGGAGACATGCTCCTCATCGACGACGGCAAGGTCGCGCTCCGCGCGACCGCTGTCGACGACGTGTCGGTCACCACCGAGGTGGTCGTCGGCGGCATGGTGTCGAACAACAAGGGCATCAACCTGCCCGGCGTCGCCGTCAACGTCCCCGCGCTCAGCGACAAGGACGAGGAGGACCTCCGCTGGGCCCTCCAGATCGGCGTCGACATGGTCGCCCTGTCCTTCGTGCGCGACGCCGGAGACGTGAAGCGCGTCCACGAGATCATGGACGAGGAGGGACGCCGGGTCCCGGTCATCGCGAAGATCGAGAAGCCACAGGCCGTGGACGCCCTCGAGGAGATCATCGACGCCTTCGACGCCATCATGGTGGCGCGAGGCGACCTCGGCGTCGAGCTGCCGCTGCAGGACGTACCCATCGTCCAGAAGCGGGCCGTCGAACTGGCACGCCGCTGGGCGAAGCCGGTCATCGTCGCCACGCAGGTGCTCGAATCCATGATCGACAACCCGCGCCCCACGCGCGCCGAGGCCTCCGACTGCGCCAACGCCGTGCTCGACGGCGCAGATGCCGTCATGCTGTCCGGCGAGACGAGCGTCGGTAAGTACCCGATCGAGACGGTCCGCACCATGGCGGACATCATCGAATCCACCGAGCGCCACGGCCTCGAGCGCGTTCCGCCGCTGGGCAGCAGGCCGAAGACCCGAGGCGGCGCCATCACGCGTGCCGCCGTCGAGATCTCCGACCAGCTCGACGCCAAGTACATCTGCACGTTCACGCAGTCCGGGGATTCCGCCCGACGCCTCTCACGCCTCCGCCCGAAGAAGCCGGTGTTCGCCTTCACCCCCGTGCAGTCGACCCTGAACACCATGTCCCTCATCTGGGGTATCCAGCCGAAGCTCGTCGAGTTCGTGGAGCACACGGACCAGATGACGGCCCAGGTGGACCGGGTCCTCTTCGAGCAGGGCCTCGTCGAGGTCGACGACCTCGTCGTCATCGCCGCCGGGTCCCCTCCCGGACAGGCGGGCTCCACCAACTCGCTCAAGGTGCACCGCGTCGGTGACATCACGGATGCCGGGCAGCTGCCCGACGGCCACACGTCCTACATCAAGGAAGGCGTCGGCCCCTGGCCCCTCAAGAAGAAGTAG
- a CDS encoding ANTAR domain-containing response regulator: MSEPTESTPAGPARRVIVAEDETLIRLDIIEILRGEGYEVVAEADNGEKAVALAQEHKPDLVLMDVKMPVMDGITAAEQIVKARIAPVVLLTAFSQKELIDRARDAGAMAYVVKPFTPADLIPAIEIAMSRYEEIKALEAEVSDLQEQFATRKLVERAKSLLTTKMGLTEPEAFRWIQKTSMDRRLSMREVAETIINQVN, translated from the coding sequence GTGTCTGAACCCACCGAATCCACGCCCGCCGGACCCGCACGCCGGGTCATCGTGGCCGAGGACGAGACGCTCATCCGGCTCGACATCATCGAGATCCTGCGTGGGGAAGGCTACGAGGTCGTGGCGGAGGCCGACAACGGCGAGAAGGCCGTCGCCCTCGCCCAGGAGCACAAGCCGGACCTCGTGCTCATGGACGTGAAGATGCCCGTCATGGACGGCATCACGGCGGCGGAACAGATCGTCAAGGCCCGTATCGCGCCTGTCGTCCTGCTCACCGCTTTCAGCCAGAAGGAACTCATCGACCGTGCGCGTGACGCCGGTGCCATGGCCTACGTGGTCAAGCCCTTCACCCCGGCCGACCTCATCCCCGCCATCGAGATCGCCATGTCGCGCTACGAGGAGATCAAGGCGCTCGAAGCCGAGGTGTCCGACCTGCAGGAGCAGTTCGCCACCCGCAAGCTGGTCGAGCGTGCGAAGAGCCTGCTGACCACGAAGATGGGCCTCACCGAACCGGAGGCCTTCCGCTGGATCCAGAAGACGTCCATGGACCGTCGCCTCAGCATGCGCGAGGTCGCCGAGACGATCATCAACCAGGTCAACTGA
- the ligD gene encoding non-homologous end-joining DNA ligase encodes MASEAMILDVDGPDGVRPVRLSSPSRVLWPQVGLTKLDLARYLVEVAPAFLRANGGRPVSLQRFGGDVDGEYFFSKNPPKGAPDYVRSVTVVYPSGRSHPQLVLDEPASAVWAAQMNTVVFHPWASRADAPDLPDELRIDLDPQPGTTFPDVVAAARELRAVLGEAGLTCFVKTSGNRGLHVFAPIEPVHEFLEVRRAVIAAARELERRMPDRVTTAWWKEERGARIFVDYNQANRDRTMAGAYSPRALPHASVSCPLTWDELTGVDPASFTITTVPERLRTIGDPWEDLHAERGSIDVLRGWWDRDVEAGLGELPFPPDFPKMPGEPKRVQPSRARNRD; translated from the coding sequence ATGGCCAGCGAAGCGATGATCCTCGATGTCGACGGTCCGGACGGCGTGCGTCCGGTCCGCCTGTCCAGCCCGTCACGGGTGCTCTGGCCGCAAGTGGGGCTGACGAAGCTGGACCTCGCTCGCTACCTCGTCGAGGTCGCGCCCGCCTTCCTGCGGGCGAACGGCGGGCGTCCGGTCTCCCTCCAGCGGTTCGGCGGCGACGTGGACGGCGAGTACTTCTTCAGCAAGAATCCGCCCAAGGGCGCGCCCGACTACGTGCGGAGCGTGACCGTCGTCTATCCCAGCGGCCGCTCGCACCCCCAGCTGGTCCTGGACGAACCGGCGTCGGCTGTCTGGGCGGCCCAGATGAACACGGTCGTCTTCCACCCGTGGGCATCGCGCGCGGACGCCCCCGACCTGCCGGACGAGCTGCGGATCGACCTCGACCCGCAGCCGGGCACCACATTCCCCGACGTCGTGGCGGCGGCCCGTGAACTCCGTGCCGTCCTCGGTGAGGCGGGCCTGACCTGCTTCGTGAAGACGTCCGGCAACCGCGGCCTCCATGTGTTCGCGCCGATCGAACCGGTGCACGAGTTCCTCGAGGTCCGCCGGGCCGTGATCGCCGCCGCACGTGAACTGGAGCGGCGGATGCCGGACCGCGTGACGACGGCGTGGTGGAAGGAGGAGCGCGGCGCCCGCATCTTCGTGGACTACAACCAGGCGAACCGGGACCGCACGATGGCCGGGGCCTACAGCCCGCGGGCGCTCCCGCACGCCTCCGTGTCCTGCCCCCTGACCTGGGACGAGCTGACCGGCGTCGACCCTGCCTCCTTCACCATCACGACCGTGCCGGAGCGCCTCCGGACGATCGGCGACCCGTGGGAGGACCTTCACGCAGAGCGGGGAAGCATCGACGTCCTCCGCGGCTGGTGGGACCGCGACGTCGAGGCCGGGCTGGGCGAGCTCCCTTTCCCGCCCGACTTCCCAAAGATGCCGGGCGAGCCCAAGCGTGTGCAGCCGAGCCGGGCCCGTAACCGCGACTGA